One stretch of Pelmatolapia mariae isolate MD_Pm_ZW linkage group LG3_W, Pm_UMD_F_2, whole genome shotgun sequence DNA includes these proteins:
- the LOC134620892 gene encoding gastrula zinc finger protein XlCGF57.1-like, translating into MTKVFTNTKFECVQPRGSLLPDLFPVWKEFQLHHGVSLGLWAHLKDQRGSRSQRSQEADNFVEERSGSKKYNRDEFGKDFTVKASLKMHQVIHTGERPFSCGDCGESFTRSGHLKTHQLIHTGERPFSCDECGKSFTQSGHLKTHQLIHTGERPFSCGDCGKSFTRSGSLKTHQLIHTGERPFSCGDCGKSFTQSGHLKTHQLIHSGERPFSCGDCGKSFTESESLKTHKLIHSGERPLSCDECGKSFIHSGSLKRHQLIHSGERPFSCDECGKSFTRSGSLKTHQLIHTGERPFSCDECGKSFMRISHLKSHQLIHSGVKPYTCDQCGRAFTHSNNLQSHLVTHSGIKAYSCDICGKTFSQIGSRNTHLRIHTRHDVYSCDQCGKQFTTNTDLRHHMFTHTEERPYKCDLCEKTFKSPRYLRQHQQIHTRKTLQVQLL; encoded by the exons ATGACCAAGGTGTTCACAAACACTAAGTTTGAGTGTGTGCA accacgtgggtctctgctccctgacctgtttcctgtttggaaagagttccagcttcatcacggagtttctctcggtttgtgggctcatctaaag gaccaacgtggatcgagaagtcagcgctctcaggaggccgacaattTTGTTGAAGAAAGAAGTGGTAGCAAAAAATACAACCGTGACGAGTTTGGGAAAGATTTTACTGTGAAAGCTTCCCTAAAAatgcatcaggtcatccacactggagagagaccattcagctgtggagactgtggagagtcttttaccaggtctggacacttaaaaacacaccaactaatccacactggagagagaccattcagctgtgacgagtgtggaaagtcttttacgcagtctggacacttaaaaacacaccaactgatccacactggagagagaccgttcagctgtggagactgtggaaagtcttttaccaggtctggaagcttaaaaacacaccaactaatccacactggagagagaccgttcagctgtggagactgtggaaagtcttttacgcagtctggacacttaaaaacacaccaactcatccacagtggagagagaccgttcagctgtggagactgtggaaagtcttttaccgagtctgaaagcttaaaaacacacaaactcatccacagtggagagagacctttgagctgtgacgagtgtggaaagtcttttatccactctggaagcttaaaaagacaccaactcatccacagtggagagagaccattcagctgtgatgaatgtggaaagtcttttaccaggtctggaagcttaaaaacacaccaactaatccacactggagagagaccgttcagctgtgacgagtgtggaaagtcatTTATGCGCATTTCACACTTAAAATCAcatcaactcatccacagtggagttaaaccgtacacctgtgatcagtgtggcagagcttttactcacagtaacaacttacagagtcatctagttacccactctggaattaaggcgtacagctgtgacatttgtggaaaaactttcagccagaTAGGGAGCCGAAAtacacacctacgcattcacaccagacatgatgtgtacagctgtgatcagtgtggtaaaCAGTTTACTACAAACACAGATTTACGAcatcacatgtttacccacacagAGGaacgaccttataaatgtgacctgtgtgagaagacttttaaatctccacgtTACCTGAGacaacaccaacagatccacacgagaaagactctacaagtgcagttactgtga